A genomic region of Enterococcus sp. 12C11_DIV0727 contains the following coding sequences:
- the pflA gene encoding pyruvate formate-lyase-activating protein, with the protein MTTPVIGRIHSTENFGTVDGPGVRFIVFTQGCRMRCQFCHNPDTWKIGSGGREVTTDEVLEEAIKYRSYWGEKGGITVSGGEPLLQLEFLTDLFKKAKEKGIHTTIDTCGKPFTREEPFFSQFEELMNYTDLLLFDIKHIDNEQHKLLTSLGNENILEMAQYLSEIGKPVWIRHVLVPERSDYDEYLIRLDTFIKTLKNVDKVEVLPYHTMGKYKWDELGLTYPLDGIEPPKEDRVANAKKLLHVNDYQGYATR; encoded by the coding sequence ATGACAACTCCTGTTATCGGTAGAATTCACTCTACAGAAAATTTTGGAACCGTTGACGGCCCCGGCGTTCGTTTCATCGTATTTACACAAGGTTGCCGCATGCGCTGCCAATTTTGTCATAATCCTGATACTTGGAAGATTGGTTCTGGCGGACGCGAAGTAACAACCGATGAAGTTTTAGAAGAAGCAATCAAATATCGTTCTTATTGGGGCGAAAAAGGCGGAATCACTGTCAGTGGGGGCGAACCTTTACTTCAATTAGAATTTTTAACTGACTTGTTTAAAAAAGCGAAAGAAAAAGGAATACATACAACAATCGATACTTGTGGCAAACCATTCACAAGAGAAGAACCCTTTTTCAGCCAATTCGAAGAACTAATGAACTATACTGATTTACTGTTATTTGATATCAAACATATTGATAACGAACAACACAAATTACTTACTTCGTTAGGAAACGAAAATATTTTGGAAATGGCCCAATATCTTTCTGAGATTGGAAAACCAGTTTGGATTCGTCACGTTTTGGTTCCCGAACGTAGTGATTACGATGAGTATTTGATTCGGTTGGATACGTTTATCAAAACATTGAAAAATGTCGACAAAGTAGAAGTGTTGCCGTATCATACAATGGGTAAATACAAATGGGATGAATTAGGCTTAACGTATCCATTAGATGGAATCGAACCACCGAAAGAAGATCGTGTAGCAAATGCGAAAAAATTGCTTCACGTCAACGACTATCAAGGCTATGCGACAAGATAG
- a CDS encoding manganese-dependent inorganic pyrophosphatase, translating to MSKILVFGHQNPDTDAIGAAISFAYLQKELGKETEAVALGAPSEETQYALDYFNVDAPRIVESANGETTQVILVDHNEFQQSISDIADLTILAVVDHHRIANFETADPLYYRAEPVGCTCTIILKMFKENNVTIPKQIAGMMVSAIVSDTLLFKSPTCTQEDIDAANELASIAEINLNGYGLDMLKAGTNLSDKSAETLLDLDAKSFPMGAKNVRIAQVNTVDLNEVLARQTELEATMKNENATNGYDLFVLIVTNILDSDSELLVIGDSLDKVEAAFNVTLNNNRAFLNGVVSRKKQVVPQLTEAFS from the coding sequence ATGTCAAAAATTCTTGTTTTTGGACACCAAAATCCTGATACAGATGCGATTGGAGCTGCAATCAGCTTTGCTTACTTACAAAAAGAACTAGGCAAGGAAACAGAAGCAGTCGCTTTAGGCGCACCTAGCGAAGAAACACAATACGCTTTGGATTACTTTAATGTGGATGCACCTAGAATTGTAGAAAGTGCGAATGGCGAGACAACACAAGTGATCCTTGTTGACCACAATGAATTCCAACAAAGTATTTCCGATATTGCAGATTTAACGATTCTTGCAGTTGTCGATCACCACCGAATTGCTAATTTTGAAACAGCTGATCCATTGTATTACCGTGCTGAACCAGTCGGTTGTACTTGTACGATCATCTTGAAAATGTTTAAAGAAAACAATGTAACTATTCCTAAACAAATTGCAGGGATGATGGTATCAGCGATTGTTTCAGATACATTATTATTCAAATCACCAACATGTACACAAGAAGATATCGATGCTGCGAATGAACTAGCAAGTATCGCTGAAATCAATTTGAATGGCTATGGCTTAGACATGTTAAAAGCTGGTACTAATTTAAGCGACAAATCTGCTGAAACATTATTAGATTTGGATGCTAAAAGCTTTCCGATGGGTGCTAAGAATGTCCGTATCGCTCAAGTCAATACAGTTGACCTGAATGAAGTATTAGCTCGTCAGACAGAACTAGAAGCTACAATGAAAAATGAAAATGCAACAAATGGATATGATTTATTTGTTTTGATCGTGACAAATATTTTAGATAGCGATTCTGAATTATTAGTGATCGGTGATTCATTAGATAAAGTAGAAGCAGCTTTTAATGTAACATTAAATAATAACCGTGCATTTTTAAACGGTGTTGTTTCTCGTAAAAAACAAGTTGTCCCTCAGTTAACTGAAGCATTTAGCTAA
- the pflB gene encoding formate C-acetyltransferase, which translates to MEQWKGFKGEKWQTSVDTRDFIQRNYTEYIGDDSFLEPIAPSTDKLWTKLQELFEVQHEKNGVYDMDTNIPATVTSHEPGYLIKEEETIVGLQTDVPLKQAFMPFGGINMANNSLTSNGYEVDAEMSKIFTEWRKTHNQGVFDAYTPEMRSARKNKIITGLPDAYGRGRIIGDYRRIALYGMDFLIAEKKKDLSNTGNKVMTDDVIRLREEISEQIRAMADLKEMASTYGFDISKPAANAKEAIQWLYFGYLGAIKSQNGAAMSIGRISAFLDIYIQRDLEAGLITEFEAQEMIDHLIMKLRMVKFARTPEYNQLFSGYPIWATLSIAGMGLDGRSLVTKSDFRILHTLTNMGPSPEPNLTVLYSSHLPVGFRTFASKIAKQSSSIQFENDDLLRANWGSDDCAIACCVSATVMGKDMQFFGARANLAKAVLYAINGGVDEKTKMQVAPKFRPMTGDTLDYNEFIDRYKDIMDWLAELYVNTLNVIHYMHDKYSYEAAQLAFMESNLQRTFATGIAGISHAADSVMAIKHGNVQVIRDEDGLAIDYVPQNEFPTYGNDNEEADAMANWILEYFMTQIRRQHTYRNAKPTTSLLTITSNVVYGKATGNTPDGRRAGKPLAPGANPSYQDGKFLGEKNGLLASLNSTARLEYTSALDGISNTQTINPNGLGKDDDTRIDNLRNVMDGYFDKGGYHLNVNVFTNELLLDAQAHPEKYPNLTIRVSGYAVKFRDLTPEQQADVISRTSHDRL; encoded by the coding sequence ATGGAGCAATGGAAAGGCTTTAAAGGCGAAAAATGGCAAACATCAGTAGATACACGAGACTTTATCCAAAGAAACTACACTGAATATATAGGTGATGATTCTTTCCTAGAGCCAATCGCACCAAGCACAGACAAATTATGGACAAAATTACAGGAATTATTTGAAGTACAACATGAAAAAAATGGTGTATATGATATGGACACAAATATTCCTGCAACTGTAACGTCTCATGAACCAGGTTACTTGATCAAAGAAGAAGAAACAATCGTTGGTTTGCAAACAGATGTACCGTTAAAACAAGCATTCATGCCGTTTGGCGGAATCAACATGGCCAATAACTCTTTGACTTCTAATGGTTATGAAGTAGATGCAGAAATGTCTAAAATCTTTACTGAGTGGAGAAAAACACATAATCAAGGTGTTTTTGATGCTTACACACCTGAAATGAGATCTGCACGTAAAAACAAAATCATCACAGGTCTTCCTGATGCTTATGGCCGTGGCCGTATCATCGGTGATTATCGTCGTATCGCATTATATGGTATGGATTTCTTGATTGCCGAAAAGAAAAAAGATTTAAGTAACACTGGTAACAAAGTAATGACAGATGATGTTATTCGTTTAAGAGAAGAAATTTCTGAACAAATCAGAGCAATGGCTGATCTTAAAGAAATGGCTTCAACTTATGGCTTTGATATCTCTAAACCAGCTGCAAATGCAAAAGAAGCAATACAATGGTTATACTTTGGTTACTTAGGCGCTATCAAATCACAAAATGGTGCAGCTATGTCTATCGGACGTATCTCTGCATTCCTAGATATCTATATCCAACGTGACTTAGAAGCAGGCCTTATCACTGAATTTGAAGCACAAGAAATGATCGACCATTTGATCATGAAATTACGTATGGTTAAATTTGCTCGTACACCAGAATATAACCAACTATTCTCTGGATACCCAATCTGGGCAACCTTATCAATCGCTGGTATGGGCTTAGATGGACGTTCATTAGTGACTAAGAGTGATTTCCGTATTTTACACACACTAACAAACATGGGACCATCTCCAGAACCTAACTTAACTGTGTTATATTCTTCACATTTACCAGTTGGATTCAGAACATTTGCTTCTAAAATTGCAAAACAAAGTTCATCTATCCAATTTGAAAATGATGATTTATTGCGTGCTAACTGGGGATCAGATGACTGTGCGATCGCATGCTGTGTATCTGCAACAGTTATGGGTAAAGACATGCAATTCTTCGGTGCTCGTGCTAACTTGGCAAAAGCTGTTCTTTATGCTATCAATGGTGGGGTAGACGAAAAAACAAAAATGCAAGTAGCTCCTAAGTTCCGTCCAATGACTGGCGATACTTTAGACTACAATGAATTTATCGATCGTTACAAAGATATTATGGACTGGCTAGCTGAATTATATGTAAATACATTAAATGTTATCCACTACATGCATGATAAATATTCTTATGAAGCAGCACAATTAGCCTTCATGGAAAGTAACTTACAACGCACATTCGCAACTGGTATTGCAGGGATTTCACATGCTGCTGACTCAGTAATGGCGATCAAACATGGTAATGTACAAGTAATCCGTGATGAAGATGGTTTAGCAATTGACTATGTTCCTCAAAACGAGTTCCCAACTTATGGTAACGATAATGAAGAAGCAGATGCAATGGCTAACTGGATACTTGAGTACTTCATGACTCAAATCAGACGTCAACATACGTATCGTAACGCTAAACCAACAACTTCATTATTGACAATCACTTCTAATGTTGTTTACGGTAAAGCAACTGGTAATACACCAGATGGTCGTCGTGCCGGCAAACCATTAGCACCAGGTGCTAACCCAAGCTACCAAGATGGTAAATTCTTAGGTGAGAAAAATGGTCTTTTAGCATCACTTAACTCAACTGCTAGATTAGAATATACAAGTGCATTAGATGGAATCTCTAATACACAAACAATCAACCCTAACGGTTTAGGTAAAGATGATGATACAAGAATCGATAACTTACGTAACGTAATGGATGGCTACTTCGATAAAGGTGGTTACCACTTGAACGTTAACGTGTTCACAAACGAATTATTATTAGATGCACAAGCACATCCAGAAAAATACCCTAACTTAACAATTCGTGTATCTGGATATGCCGTGAAATTCCGTGATTTAACTCCTGAGCAACAAGCAGATGTTATCTCTAGAACTTCACATGACAGACTATAA